The Punica granatum isolate Tunisia-2019 chromosome 4, ASM765513v2, whole genome shotgun sequence genome has a window encoding:
- the LOC116202859 gene encoding uncharacterized protein LOC116202859 isoform X2 — MVNIFRANTFLRGVMKLVGLRPQKIEIEPGTVMNIWAPTRTSDKPAVVLLHGFSLDGIHTWQFHVPSLAGKYSVYVPDFMFFGSSTTDRPERSVAFQAQCVDRALKRLGVGRCIVAGFSYGGIVSFELARTCPELVESLVVCGSVMTLTESITADFFRRMGNDGLKLSGWSDLLLPDSAKGARTTLEIGTYMLPQWIPDCIFRQYQEVMSEHIKEKAELLEALVIPDDEDPNKISTLSQKIGRKGNIGEHREGRSLGNVGATHCLQSASKESSRLSYRSWGSSSLPIASKKL; from the exons ATGGTGAACATATTCAGAGCCAACACCTTCCTCCGAGGGGTCATGAAACTCGTGGGGCTAAGACCTCAAAAGATAGAGATCGAGCCAGGAACAGTGATGAACATATGGGCCCCGACGAGGACCTCTGACAAGCCCGCTGTCGTGCTTCTCCATGGTTTTTCGCTCGACGGGATACACACGTGGCAGTTCCATGTGCCCTCGCTGGCTGGGAAGTACTCGGTCTACGTGCCAGACTTCATGTTCTTCGGCAGCTCCACCACCGACAGGCCGGAGCGATCCGTGGCCTTCCAGGCGCAGTGCGTAGACAGGGCATTGAAGAGACTCGGGGTGGGCCGGTGCATCGTGGCAGGGTTCAGCTACGGGGGGATTGTGAGCTTTGAGCTCGCCCGAACGTGCCCGGAGCTGGTCGAGTCCCTAGTGGTGTGCGGCTCAGTCATGACACTGACCGAGTCGATCACTGCCGATTTCTTCCGGAGGATGGGTAATGATGGACTCAAGCTCTCTGGGTGGTCGGACTTGCTACTGCCTGATTCGGCAAAGGGTGCGAGAACAACACTTGAAATCGGGACGTACATGCTGCCCCAATGGATCCCTGATTGCATTTTCAGGCAATATCAAGAG GTAATGTCAGAGCACATAAAAGAGAAGGCCGAGCTTTTAGAAGCTTTAGTCATCCCTGACGACGAAGAcccaaataaaatttcaaccTTATCTCAG AAAATTGGGAGAAAAGGCAACATTGGAGAGCATAGAGAGGGCAGGTCACTTGGCAATGTTGGAGCGACCCATTGTTTACAATCGGCTTCTAAGGAAAGCTCTCGCCTCTCTTATCGAAGCTGGGGCTCATCCTCACTCCCAATAGCTAGCAAAAAATTATGA
- the LOC116202859 gene encoding uncharacterized protein LOC116202859 isoform X1: MVNIFRANTFLRGVMKLVGLRPQKIEIEPGTVMNIWAPTRTSDKPAVVLLHGFSLDGIHTWQFHVPSLAGKYSVYVPDFMFFGSSTTDRPERSVAFQAQCVDRALKRLGVGRCIVAGFSYGGIVSFELARTCPELVESLVVCGSVMTLTESITADFFRRMGNDGLKLSGWSDLLLPDSAKGARTTLEIGTYMLPQWIPDCIFRQYQEVMSEHIKEKAELLEALVIPDDEDPNKISTLSQRVHLLWGKDDKIFPMKIAISLKEKLGEKATLESIERAGHLAMLERPIVYNRLLRKALASLIEAGAHPHSQ; encoded by the exons ATGGTGAACATATTCAGAGCCAACACCTTCCTCCGAGGGGTCATGAAACTCGTGGGGCTAAGACCTCAAAAGATAGAGATCGAGCCAGGAACAGTGATGAACATATGGGCCCCGACGAGGACCTCTGACAAGCCCGCTGTCGTGCTTCTCCATGGTTTTTCGCTCGACGGGATACACACGTGGCAGTTCCATGTGCCCTCGCTGGCTGGGAAGTACTCGGTCTACGTGCCAGACTTCATGTTCTTCGGCAGCTCCACCACCGACAGGCCGGAGCGATCCGTGGCCTTCCAGGCGCAGTGCGTAGACAGGGCATTGAAGAGACTCGGGGTGGGCCGGTGCATCGTGGCAGGGTTCAGCTACGGGGGGATTGTGAGCTTTGAGCTCGCCCGAACGTGCCCGGAGCTGGTCGAGTCCCTAGTGGTGTGCGGCTCAGTCATGACACTGACCGAGTCGATCACTGCCGATTTCTTCCGGAGGATGGGTAATGATGGACTCAAGCTCTCTGGGTGGTCGGACTTGCTACTGCCTGATTCGGCAAAGGGTGCGAGAACAACACTTGAAATCGGGACGTACATGCTGCCCCAATGGATCCCTGATTGCATTTTCAGGCAATATCAAGAG GTAATGTCAGAGCACATAAAAGAGAAGGCCGAGCTTTTAGAAGCTTTAGTCATCCCTGACGACGAAGAcccaaataaaatttcaaccTTATCTCAG AGGGTGCACTTGTTGTGGGGGAAGGACGATAAGATTTTCCCCAtgaaaattgcaatttctttaAAAGA AAAATTGGGAGAAAAGGCAACATTGGAGAGCATAGAGAGGGCAGGTCACTTGGCAATGTTGGAGCGACCCATTGTTTACAATCGGCTTCTAAGGAAAGCTCTCGCCTCTCTTATCGAAGCTGGGGCTCATCCTCACTCCCAATAG
- the LOC116204058 gene encoding 3-ketoacyl-CoA synthase 4-like, with the protein MNAAAQPPPAAAAPGGGGVQIHQSRRLPDFLQSVNLKYVKLGYHYLMTHLLTLLLVPLMAVIIIEASQMNPEDIHQLWLHLHYNLVSVIICSAFLVFGCTVYIVTRPRSVYLVDYSCYRPPDRLQVKFHQFMEHSELTGDFDESSLEFQRKILERSGLGEETYVPDAMHYLPPRPSMAAAREEAEQVMFGALDNLFANTNIKPKDIGILVVNCSLFNPTPSLSAMIVNKYKLRGNIRSFNLGGMGCSAGVIAIDLAKDLLQVHRNTCAVVVSTENITQNWYFGNKKSMLIPNCLFRVGGAAVLLSNKSADWRRAKYRLVHVVRTHCGADEKAFRCVYQEQDDNGKTGVSLSKDLMAIAGGALKTNITTLGPLVLPISEQLLFFATLVAKRFFNAKVKPYIPDFKLAFNHFCIHAGGRAVIDELEKNLQLLPIHVEASRMTLHRFGNTSSSSIWYELAYTEAKGRMRKGHRVWQIAFGSGFKCNSAVWQAMRNVSPSLNSPWLDCIDKYPVQTVV; encoded by the exons ATGAACGCAGCCGCACAGCCGCCTCCAGCCGCCGCAGCACCGGGCGGCGGTGGGGTGCAGATCCACCAGTCGCGCAGGCTGCCGGACTTCCTGCAGAGCGTGAACCTCAAGTATGTGAAGCTGGGTTACCACTATCTAATGACGCATCTGCTGACTCTCCTGCTGGTCCCTCTCATGGCGGTCATCATCATCGAGGCCTCCCAGATGAACCCGGAGGACATCCACCAGCTGTGGCTCCACCTCCACTATAACCTCGTCAGCGTCATCATTTGCTCTGCTTTCTTGGTATTCGGTTGCACTGTCTACATCGTGACCCGACCCAGATCCGTTTACCTCGTCGATTACTCCTGTTACCGGCCACCGGACCGCCTCCAGGTGAAGTTCCACCAGTTCATGGAACACTCCGAGCTCACTG GTGATTTCGATGAGTCCTCCCTGGAATTCCAGAGGAAAATACTCGAGAGGTCGGGCCTCGGGGAGGAGACGTACGTGCCCGATGCCATGCACTACCTCCCACCGCGTCCGTCCATGGCTGCTGCCAGGGAAGAAGCAGAACAAGTGATGTTTGGTGCCCTCGACAATCTGTTCGCGAATACTAATATTAAACCCAAGGACATCGGGATCCTTGTCGTCAACTGCAGCCTGTTTAACCCGACTCCGTCTCTCTCTGCTATGATCgttaataaatacaaattgaggGGCAACATTAGGAGCTTCAATTTGGGAGGGATGGGCTGCAGTGCTGGAGTTATAGCTATTGATTTAGCGAAAGATTTGTTACAAGTCCATCGTAACACTTGTGCTGTGGTTGTGAGCACTGAGAATATCACCCAGAACTGGTACTTCGGGAACAAGAAGTCCATGCTTATACCGAATTGCCTTTTCCGGGTTGGTGGAGCTGCAGTTCTGTTGTCAAACAAATCTGCTGATTGGAGGCGGGCGAAATACAGGCTCGTCCATGTGGTCAGGACCCACTGTGGTGCTGATGAGAAAGCCTTTAGGTGTGTCTACCAGGAACAAGATGATAACGGGAAGACAGGGGTGTCTCTTTCCAAAGATCTAATGGCGATTGCTGGCGGTGCCCTCAAGACCAACATCACGACCCTGGGGCCGCTCGTGCTGCCGATCAGCGAGCAACTCCTGTTCTTCGCGACACTCGTGGCGAAGAGGTTCTTCAACGCTAAGGTCAAGCCGTATATCCCTGACTTCAAGCTCGCGTTCAACCACTTCTGCATCCACGCTGGTGGGAGGGCTGTTATTGATGAGCTTGAGAAGAACCTCCAGCTCCTCCCTATCCACGTGGAGGCCTCTCGTATGACCCTCCACCGGTTCGGGAACACATCCTCGAGCTCGATCTGGTACGAGCTCGCCTACACGGAGGCCAAGGGTAGGATGAGGAAGGGGCACCGTGTCTGGCAGATTGCATTTGGGAGCGGGTTCAAGTGTAACAGTGCAGTGTGGCAAGCTATGAGGAACGTCTCCCCATCGCTGAACAGTCCGTGGTTGGACTGCATTGATAAGTATCCTGTGCAGACAGTCGTGTAA